Part of the Granulicella cerasi genome is shown below.
GCGCGCGAGTTGAACGAAGAGCTCGGCATCGACGCCGTGATCGGCGAAAAGCTCACCACCGTGCGGCACAACTATCGCAATGGCGCGTCGATCGAGATCCAGTTCTTTACGGTTACAGAGTTCCGTGGCGAGCTGGAGAACCGCATCTTCCAGAACATGCTCTGGAGTCCCTTCAGCAAGCTGCCTGAATACGACTTCCTCACCGCCGATCTCGAACTCATTCGCGATCTGGCGGACGGCAAGCTGCTCTAGCCGCCGGTTCCGAAGAGCTGCATTCCCAGCATCGCGACGGTCAGGCTGATCACCAACACGGTCAGCGACCACGCAATCACGTTGTACCAACGTGGATTGCGCTTCTCGCCCATCAGCGAACGCTTGTTGACCAACACCAGCATGAAGACCAGCACGAACGGCAGCAGCACACCGTTGAGCACCTGCGACAGCACAGCGATCTTCACCAGCGGAATGCCCGGGATGAGGATCAACGCGCCGCCGACGATCAGCAGAGCCGTGTAGAGCCAGTAGAACGCTGGAGCCTCGCGGAACTTCTTGCTCAAGCCTGACTCAAAACCCATCGCCTCACACACCGTGTACGCGGTGGAGAGCGGCAGGATCGACGCCGCGAAGATCGACGCATTCAACAGGCCGAACGCGAAGAGCGCGAACGCATACTGCCCACCCAGCGGACGCAGTGCCTGCGCCGCATCCGCTGCGTCAGCGATGTCATGGTGCCCTGCTGCAAAGAGCGTTGCCGCGCACGCGATGACGATGAACGCCGCGACGACCACGGAGAAGATGGAGCCAACGACCGCATCGATCTGCGCAAAACGCAGCTTCGACTTGCCGGTTCCCTTGTCCACCACCGACGCCTGCAGGTAAAACTGCTGCCACGGTGCGATTGTCGCGCCGATCATGCCGACGGAGAGGTACATGTACGAGCTGCCCTTGAGGTCGTGCAGACGCGGCAGGCGCAACGTCTCCTTCATCGCGAAGCTCCAGTTCGGGTGCGCCAGAGCCGCCGTGATGATGTACGCGATGTAAAGGAACGACAGGCCGACGAAGATCTTCTCGAGCGTCTTGTAATCCCAGAAGACCACCAGCGCCCACACCAACAGACCGACCGCCGGTACAGAGATGTACTTGCTGACATGGAAGAGCTCGCCGCTCGAAGCCACGCCCGCGAACTCGCTCATGACATCGCCGAGGTTGCAGATCACGAGGCCGCACATCAGCGTGGCCGTCATGCGCAGACCGAACTGCTCGCGGATCAACTCGCTGAGGCCCTTACCTGTGGTGACGCCCATGCGCGCGGCGATTTCCTGCGCAAAGGTCAACAGAATCGCCATCGGGATCATCGTCCACAGCAGGCCGTAGCCGAACTTCGCACCCGCCTGCGCGTAGGTGTAGATGCCACCCGCGTCGTTATCTACGTTGGCCGTGATGAAGCCG
Proteins encoded:
- a CDS encoding (deoxy)nucleoside triphosphate pyrophosphohydrolase, which gives rise to MKRPIRKLNGRRPSALQAKPVRHVVAALILRGEGSAREVFICQRRADQPMGHKWEFPGGKIEPGETAEIALARELNEELGIDAVIGEKLTTVRHNYRNGASIEIQFFTVTEFRGELENRIFQNMLWSPFSKLPEYDFLTADLELIRDLADGKLL
- a CDS encoding Nramp family divalent metal transporter, producing the protein MVIRSRGGARMMDRLRRWRMSILLVLAVLGPGFITANVDNDAGGIYTYAQAGAKFGYGLLWTMIPMAILLTFAQEIAARMGVTTGKGLSELIREQFGLRMTATLMCGLVICNLGDVMSEFAGVASSGELFHVSKYISVPAVGLLVWALVVFWDYKTLEKIFVGLSFLYIAYIITAALAHPNWSFAMKETLRLPRLHDLKGSSYMYLSVGMIGATIAPWQQFYLQASVVDKGTGKSKLRFAQIDAVVGSIFSVVVAAFIVIACAATLFAAGHHDIADAADAAQALRPLGGQYAFALFAFGLLNASIFAASILPLSTAYTVCEAMGFESGLSKKFREAPAFYWLYTALLIVGGALILIPGIPLVKIAVLSQVLNGVLLPFVLVFMLVLVNKRSLMGEKRNPRWYNVIAWSLTVLVISLTVAMLGMQLFGTGG